From one Luteolibacter sp. SL250 genomic stretch:
- a CDS encoding redox-sensing transcriptional repressor Rex: MDQPDKIGKIDIPKKAIYRLSIYNRCLQKLRANGVETVSSTTLARAAGVKPAQLRKDLAYFGQFGTRGLGYPVEILSTIIRETLGREHLQPVILVGAGNLGSALLRYQGFGREGFEVIAAFDTHPDSAVARGVGIPVHPPTELEDFIQKHGVKLSILCVPVESAQSVANRLVAAGIQGILNFSPIVLEVAPDVTVNNVDLALELEHLGYFIR, encoded by the coding sequence GTGGACCAGCCGGACAAAATCGGAAAGATCGACATCCCCAAAAAGGCCATCTACCGCCTTTCGATCTACAACCGTTGTCTCCAGAAGCTGCGGGCCAATGGTGTGGAAACGGTATCATCGACCACCCTTGCCCGTGCCGCCGGGGTCAAGCCCGCCCAGTTGAGGAAGGATCTGGCCTATTTCGGCCAGTTCGGCACCCGTGGACTGGGCTATCCGGTGGAGATCCTCTCCACCATCATCCGTGAAACCCTGGGCCGGGAGCATCTTCAGCCCGTGATCCTTGTCGGCGCGGGTAATCTGGGTTCCGCATTGCTGCGTTACCAAGGATTCGGAAGGGAAGGATTCGAAGTCATCGCCGCGTTCGACACCCACCCTGACAGTGCCGTGGCCCGTGGCGTCGGAATTCCGGTGCATCCTCCCACGGAGCTGGAGGATTTCATCCAGAAGCACGGTGTGAAGCTCTCCATCCTCTGCGTTCCCGTGGAGTCCGCCCAATCCGTGGCCAACCGTCTGGTGGCCGCCGGAATCCAGGGAATCCTCAATTTCTCGCCCATCGTCCTTGAAGTGGCACCGGATGTGACCGTCAATAACGTCGATCTGGCCTTGGAACTGGAGCACCTCGGCTACTTCATCCGGTAA
- a CDS encoding sigma-70 family RNA polymerase sigma factor has protein sequence MTETREQFVEKALAEFESPLIGYAVTILHDLDRARDVVQDTFIRLCQQEPNKIRESLKTWLFTVCRNRAFDILRKEKRVQPLDEVQWKRVAGPELAPDEQAAHDERISQVMKSLDRLSANQREVILLKFQQGLSYQEIVEVTGLTSGNIGFLIHTGLKRLRESLPADFRG, from the coding sequence ATGACCGAAACGCGGGAACAGTTTGTCGAGAAGGCACTCGCCGAATTCGAATCCCCGTTGATCGGCTATGCGGTGACCATCCTGCACGACCTCGACCGGGCCCGGGACGTGGTCCAGGACACCTTCATCCGCCTGTGCCAGCAAGAACCCAACAAGATCCGTGAAAGCCTCAAGACCTGGCTGTTCACCGTATGCCGCAACCGTGCCTTCGACATCCTCCGGAAAGAAAAGCGGGTCCAGCCGCTTGACGAAGTCCAGTGGAAGCGTGTCGCGGGCCCCGAACTCGCGCCCGATGAACAGGCTGCCCACGACGAGCGCATCTCCCAGGTCATGAAATCCCTCGACCGGCTTTCCGCCAACCAACGCGAAGTCATCCTCCTCAAGTTCCAACAAGGTCTCAGCTATCAGGAGATCGTCGAAGTCACCGGCCTCACTTCCGGCAACATCGGCTTTCTCATCCATACCGGCCTGAAACGCCTCCGTGAATCCCTCCCCGCGGACTTCCGCGGCTAA
- a CDS encoding von Willebrand factor type A domain-containing protein, whose amino-acid sequence MKLHPDDPRITAYVLGELTPEDAAAVEAAAENDPAVKAAIEEAGSFGGILSDALVSEKPKLRPAQRQAILLAAREPEKITNLVKIPDARPNRRSWIVSLAAAALLLFAFVLFSRAPVFSPKLADRDVTRPPRPTTVPSPTAAEGEEEWRTIPINIAMLPAPGPVDASQVGRTFAGAAAPASTISRLAAARDEAIARAGSKFYDEAADSLKDKPVPADDELPPLSRRGSVAAAASPQMRLPIRAGSASMIWVTESIRKEHKKPPVNAIRVEEILNHYPLRPAGAASVAQGVTLSTEALPCPWKPSASLLIIAFRGANDGDRQIQANFKADPSTVARYRLLGYSPVAGIPDGSLPTLLPAKALTLVAIEIEPTGSSTDFGTVEWSVNEKPAPPIALSRKPDAEPSDDARFASLLCTYAQWLAGDDQAGMIDSEVVAALAREMASDNLPPDRYDLLNLIDQTLNL is encoded by the coding sequence ATGAAACTCCACCCTGACGATCCCCGCATCACCGCCTATGTTCTGGGCGAGCTGACGCCGGAAGATGCTGCGGCCGTGGAAGCCGCCGCGGAGAATGATCCGGCGGTGAAAGCCGCCATCGAAGAAGCCGGCTCATTTGGCGGGATTCTTTCGGATGCCCTTGTCTCCGAAAAGCCGAAGCTGCGCCCCGCACAGCGGCAGGCCATCCTGCTCGCCGCCCGGGAACCGGAGAAAATCACCAATTTGGTGAAGATTCCGGACGCCCGCCCCAACCGCAGGTCATGGATTGTGAGCCTCGCCGCAGCGGCCTTGCTGTTGTTCGCGTTCGTCCTTTTCTCACGGGCACCGGTGTTTTCGCCGAAACTGGCGGATCGAGATGTGACCCGTCCGCCGCGCCCGACGACCGTTCCTTCACCGACCGCCGCCGAAGGGGAGGAGGAATGGAGAACCATCCCGATCAACATCGCGATGCTGCCGGCTCCCGGACCAGTGGATGCCAGCCAGGTCGGGCGTACCTTTGCTGGTGCCGCCGCGCCAGCCTCCACCATTTCCAGGCTGGCCGCCGCACGCGATGAAGCCATCGCCCGGGCCGGTTCGAAGTTCTACGATGAGGCGGCTGACAGCCTGAAGGACAAGCCCGTGCCGGCCGATGATGAACTGCCCCCGCTTTCCCGCCGGGGATCCGTCGCGGCGGCCGCCAGTCCGCAGATGCGACTGCCAATCCGGGCGGGCAGCGCGAGCATGATCTGGGTCACGGAATCGATCCGCAAGGAACACAAGAAGCCACCGGTGAATGCAATCCGGGTTGAGGAAATCCTCAATCACTACCCACTCCGTCCGGCGGGTGCCGCTTCTGTCGCCCAAGGGGTCACGCTTTCCACCGAAGCCCTGCCCTGCCCATGGAAACCTTCGGCCAGCCTTCTTATCATCGCTTTCCGGGGTGCCAATGACGGTGACCGCCAGATCCAGGCGAACTTCAAGGCGGATCCGTCCACGGTCGCACGCTACAGGCTGCTGGGCTATTCGCCCGTGGCCGGCATCCCGGACGGCTCCCTGCCGACCCTGCTTCCCGCGAAGGCCCTCACCTTGGTCGCCATCGAAATCGAGCCCACAGGTTCGTCAACGGACTTCGGGACGGTGGAATGGAGCGTGAACGAGAAACCGGCCCCGCCCATCGCCCTTTCCCGGAAGCCGGATGCGGAGCCGTCCGACGACGCCCGCTTCGCTTCCCTGCTGTGCACCTACGCGCAGTGGCTGGCGGGTGACGACCAGGCGGGGATGATTGACAGCGAGGTCGTCGCCGCGCTGGCCCGTGAAATGGCTTCGGACAATCTACCTCCGGATCGCTATGATCTGCTGAATCTCATCGACCAGACGCTGAATCTCTGA
- a CDS encoding alpha/beta hydrolase codes for MSRFFIILSALLLPLAGCKEAAPKPQATVAYDEREGRNLEMDVYLPSAPAAGLRPAVLLVHGGGWSAGHRRDFSWIGQWLATRGYVAFSTSYRLVTKDGNHWPAQLDDVQRSVRWIRAHAADYQIDPARIGALGASAGGHLVACLGMLDTRDNSEAALAAHSSRVACVVDLCGPTDLTEDMRKKVPKGEWCNGIIDALLGNTQREGAREASPLYLVDGKSAPFLIFHGSKDDIVPIDQSERLETALKAAGVEVELVTMDSGHNFANATQIQEFMKRTEKFLQTHLKPISPSP; via the coding sequence ATGTCACGATTCTTCATCATCCTTTCCGCGTTGCTGCTGCCCCTGGCGGGTTGCAAGGAAGCAGCCCCCAAACCCCAGGCGACCGTCGCGTATGATGAACGCGAGGGAAGGAATCTGGAGATGGATGTGTATCTGCCATCCGCTCCCGCCGCCGGACTCCGGCCCGCCGTGCTGCTCGTCCATGGCGGGGGCTGGTCGGCCGGTCATCGCCGGGATTTCTCATGGATCGGCCAATGGCTGGCCACCCGGGGATACGTCGCCTTTTCAACCAGCTACCGGCTCGTGACGAAGGACGGGAACCACTGGCCGGCGCAGTTGGATGACGTGCAGCGGTCGGTCCGTTGGATCCGCGCCCATGCAGCGGACTACCAGATCGACCCCGCCAGGATCGGCGCGCTGGGCGCCTCCGCCGGCGGGCATCTGGTGGCATGCCTCGGAATGCTCGATACACGGGACAACTCGGAGGCCGCACTGGCGGCCCACTCCAGCCGCGTGGCATGTGTGGTGGACCTCTGCGGTCCGACGGATCTCACCGAGGACATGCGGAAGAAGGTTCCCAAGGGCGAGTGGTGCAACGGGATCATTGACGCCCTGTTGGGAAACACGCAGCGTGAAGGTGCCCGCGAAGCCTCGCCCTTATACCTCGTGGACGGAAAATCCGCACCTTTTCTCATTTTCCATGGTTCAAAGGATGACATCGTGCCGATCGATCAATCCGAACGTCTCGAAACAGCGCTCAAAGCCGCCGGAGTGGAGGTCGAACTCGTCACGATGGACAGCGGTCACAACTTTGCCAATGCCACCCAGATCCAGGAATTCATGAAGCGCACCGAAAAGTTCCTGCAAACCCATCTCAAACCCATCTCTCCGTCACCATGA